One Gemmatimonadaceae bacterium DNA segment encodes these proteins:
- a CDS encoding nucleoside deaminase, giving the protein MRLAVDLSRENVERGTGGPFGAAVFDGESGALLGIGVNSVVRLNNSTLHAEMLAFMRAQAQVGSFSLASDGAGRELFTSCEPCAMCLGAVLWSGVSRVVYAARRDDAHRLAFDEGPVFPESFAYLRRRGIRIEGGPLREEARQVMEAYRARGGIIYNTLGRVDR; this is encoded by the coding sequence ATGCGCCTCGCCGTTGACCTTTCGCGCGAGAACGTGGAGCGAGGCACTGGTGGTCCCTTTGGTGCGGCCGTCTTTGACGGGGAGAGCGGCGCGCTGCTGGGGATCGGCGTCAATTCCGTCGTCCGGCTCAACAACTCGACGTTGCACGCGGAGATGCTCGCGTTCATGCGCGCCCAGGCGCAGGTAGGCTCCTTTTCGCTCGCAAGTGACGGGGCAGGGCGCGAGCTTTTCACCTCGTGTGAGCCCTGCGCCATGTGCCTCGGCGCCGTGCTCTGGAGCGGCGTGTCGCGGGTGGTATACGCGGCGCGACGCGACGACGCCCACCGGCTCGCGTTCGACGAAGGGCCCGTCTTCCCCGAGTCGTTTGCGTACCTGCGCCGCCGCGGTATCCGGATCGAAGGCGGCCCGCTCCGCGAGGAGGCGCGACAGGTCATGGAGGCCTATCGCGCCCGCGGTGGCATCATCTACAACACGCTCGGTCGAGTCGACAGGTAG